In Deferribacter desulfuricans SSM1, the following are encoded in one genomic region:
- the tig gene encoding trigger factor: protein MKVEVKNAEKSQKELSIEIPVEKYNEAFEAEYKKIAPTVNIPGFRKGKAPKSIVLKQFKHRISVNALEKVINDSIIQALTEHKINPLSSPNVKDVNFEEGEPITFKVYVDVFPEYDVEKIDGFEFVKEIDEVTEDDVNEVLEKLKTQNISYEPKEDATVENGDMVVIDFEGYVDGEPFEGGSAKDYSFVVGSNTLLKDFENGLIGHKSGEEFEIEVKFPEDYYEKNLAGKTATFKINLKEVKKRVEPKLDDEFAKDVDEECETLEDLKNKIRKELEEEVQQIAKENLYEQIIEKLIEANSFDIPDTLIREQAERLATQTMQQYQYMYGVSAEQLGFDKEKLVEHYWNLAEKQVKSGLILNKIAEKENIDVTQEEIDKKIEELANKLKRNVDDYKKELESYGGINNIKNNLLTDKIFNFIISKNKVEEKVVTKEERARRKKEEEEKAKKAAEEAMKKSENKEKDKEEKDGE from the coding sequence ATGAAAGTAGAAGTAAAAAATGCAGAGAAATCACAAAAAGAGTTATCTATTGAAATACCTGTGGAGAAGTATAACGAGGCTTTTGAGGCAGAATATAAAAAGATTGCTCCAACAGTAAACATCCCAGGGTTTAGAAAAGGGAAAGCTCCAAAGAGTATAGTTTTAAAGCAGTTTAAGCATAGAATCAGTGTGAATGCACTTGAAAAAGTTATAAATGATTCAATAATTCAAGCTTTGACAGAGCATAAGATAAATCCACTGAGTTCCCCTAATGTTAAAGATGTGAATTTTGAAGAGGGGGAGCCTATCACTTTTAAAGTTTATGTGGATGTTTTTCCTGAATATGATGTTGAAAAGATTGATGGGTTTGAGTTTGTAAAAGAGATAGATGAAGTTACTGAAGATGATGTAAACGAGGTTTTGGAAAAATTAAAAACTCAAAATATTTCTTATGAGCCTAAAGAGGACGCAACTGTAGAAAATGGGGACATGGTTGTGATTGATTTTGAAGGTTATGTTGATGGCGAACCTTTTGAAGGTGGCAGTGCTAAGGATTATTCCTTTGTTGTGGGCTCAAATACTCTTTTAAAAGATTTTGAGAATGGTTTAATTGGACACAAAAGTGGTGAAGAGTTTGAGATAGAGGTTAAATTTCCAGAAGACTATTATGAAAAAAATCTCGCTGGAAAAACTGCTACTTTTAAAATTAATTTAAAAGAGGTTAAGAAAAGGGTTGAGCCAAAATTAGATGATGAGTTTGCCAAAGATGTTGATGAAGAATGTGAAACATTAGAAGATCTCAAAAATAAAATCAGAAAAGAGTTAGAAGAAGAGGTTCAGCAGATTGCAAAAGAAAATCTGTATGAGCAAATAATTGAAAAACTTATAGAGGCTAACTCTTTTGATATCCCAGATACTTTAATAAGAGAGCAGGCGGAAAGACTTGCTACACAAACCATGCAGCAATACCAGTATATGTATGGAGTAAGTGCAGAGCAACTTGGATTTGATAAAGAGAAACTTGTTGAGCATTATTGGAATTTAGCCGAAAAACAGGTTAAAAGTGGATTGATTTTAAATAAAATCGCTGAAAAAGAGAATATTGATGTGACTCAAGAAGAGATTGATAAGAAAATAGAAGAGCTTGCAAATAAGTTGAAAAGGAATGTTGATGATTACAAAAAGGAATTAGAATCTTATGGCGGCATCAATAATATTAAAAATAATTTGCTAACAGATAAAATATTCAATTTTATAATCAGTAAGAATAAAGTTGAAGAGAAAGTTGTTACAAAAGAGGAGAGAGCTAGAAGGAAAAAAGAAGAAGAGGAAAAAGCTAAAAAAGCTGCGGAAGAAGCTATGAAGAAGAGTGAAAATAAAGAGAAAGATAAAGAAGAGAAAGATGGAGAGTAG
- a CDS encoding ABC transporter substrate binding protein, with amino-acid sequence MQFIKMIIILFIVCSSTLAKENNTRIGVILFSKQFETAYLGLKDGLTELGYNPKFFIENINGNLSLIKGILESFKKNNVDIVFTTTTPVLKEVKKYNNNYNFKIVFNEVADPKELGVLGRNITGVSHEAFELTPKRVEMALYCFPKIKHTYYITYDNPIFKSHIKYFNKVNYLDIKTPSTILGYNELLEKNDFRNNSLIILAPIPELAKNFKNILAVADKHNIPVIPMDNSFVYKGATLSYSPDFYNIGEQTALIVCAILNGVDINLIPYQQPQKISLYINNYRIKKYNLTINPLCNLLSEKVVNEKK; translated from the coding sequence ATGCAATTTATAAAAATGATAATTATTCTTTTTATAGTATGCTCATCAACATTAGCCAAAGAAAACAATACCCGTATAGGTGTCATACTTTTTTCAAAACAGTTTGAAACTGCTTATTTAGGATTAAAAGATGGATTGACTGAATTGGGTTACAATCCAAAATTTTTCATCGAAAATATAAACGGTAACTTGTCATTAATAAAAGGTATATTAGAATCATTCAAAAAAAATAATGTTGATATTGTTTTTACAACAACTACACCTGTTCTTAAAGAAGTAAAAAAATATAATAACAATTACAATTTCAAAATAGTTTTCAATGAAGTAGCAGACCCTAAAGAATTAGGTGTTTTAGGAAGAAACATCACAGGTGTTTCCCACGAAGCGTTCGAGTTGACTCCAAAAAGGGTTGAAATGGCTTTATACTGCTTTCCAAAAATCAAACATACCTATTACATAACTTACGATAACCCCATTTTTAAATCACATATTAAATATTTCAATAAAGTGAATTACTTAGATATAAAAACTCCCTCAACTATTCTAGGTTATAATGAGTTATTGGAAAAAAATGATTTTAGAAATAACTCATTGATAATTTTAGCACCTATACCTGAATTAGCTAAGAATTTTAAAAATATCTTGGCCGTTGCAGATAAGCATAACATACCTGTTATCCCAATGGACAATTCTTTTGTATACAAAGGTGCCACACTTAGCTATTCACCTGATTTTTACAACATAGGTGAACAAACTGCATTAATTGTATGTGCAATATTAAATGGTGTAGATATAAATCTTATCCCCTATCAACAACCCCAAAAAATATCACTTTACATAAACAACTACAGAATAAAAAAATATAACTTAACGATAAATCCACTTTGTAATTTACTATCGGAAAAGGTTGTAAATGAAAAAAAGTGA
- a CDS encoding tetratricopeptide repeat protein codes for MKILSKIFSKLRTNVDDKSKKYFLKGFGHLINQDYDKALEDLKEVVMQNTHMVEMYVALGTLYRNKGEYLKAIHIHESAVGEKNIKDDLKKQILHELVLDYKLSGQYDKALFNLNNLLKMDKSPVLFKLLASLYFDKGDYESAIKSYLKYSKISKKDVSKEVANCYYKLSENQSDIKKRIKLLKKSLGYFAAFRLANYKLLEEYTTLKNKKLIYEQIKNIINYDIFYSMEDLNKVSNIYFDDEKLDVFVKECIKKVSQKNENPLYYLFLANYFSKKGELDKAKSLLADYISDGKRYNIVLEKYLELINEPVLKSVVSDRKYICKKCEETYLEYYDICPKCGAIQAIYFN; via the coding sequence ATGAAGATACTAAGTAAGATATTTTCAAAGTTGAGGACAAATGTGGATGATAAAAGTAAAAAATATTTTTTAAAAGGATTTGGCCACTTAATTAATCAAGATTATGACAAAGCTCTTGAAGATCTCAAAGAAGTAGTGATGCAAAATACCCACATGGTAGAAATGTATGTAGCTTTGGGAACTTTGTACAGAAATAAAGGGGAATATTTAAAAGCAATTCATATTCATGAAAGTGCTGTAGGTGAAAAAAATATTAAAGATGATTTGAAAAAACAAATTTTACATGAGCTGGTTCTAGATTACAAACTTTCTGGACAGTATGATAAGGCACTTTTCAATCTAAACAATCTCCTTAAAATGGATAAATCACCTGTATTGTTCAAACTTCTTGCTTCATTATATTTTGATAAAGGTGATTATGAGTCTGCTATAAAGAGTTATTTAAAATATTCAAAAATATCTAAAAAAGATGTGTCAAAAGAGGTTGCTAACTGTTATTATAAACTATCAGAAAATCAGAGCGACATTAAGAAAAGGATAAAATTATTAAAAAAGAGTTTAGGTTATTTTGCGGCTTTCAGATTGGCAAATTATAAATTACTTGAAGAATATACAACTTTGAAAAACAAAAAGCTAATTTATGAGCAAATAAAAAATATTATAAATTATGACATATTTTACTCTATGGAAGACCTTAATAAAGTTTCTAATATATATTTTGATGATGAAAAACTAGATGTTTTTGTGAAAGAGTGTATTAAAAAAGTTTCTCAAAAAAATGAAAATCCGTTGTATTATTTATTCTTAGCAAATTATTTTAGTAAAAAAGGTGAATTAGATAAGGCCAAAAGTTTGCTTGCAGATTATATTTCAGATGGTAAGAGGTACAATATTGTTTTAGAAAAATATTTAGAGCTTATAAATGAACCTGTTTTAAAAAGTGTGGTTAGTGACAGAAAGTATATATGTAAAAAATGTGAAGAGACTTATTTAGAGTATTATGATATTTGTCCAAAATGTGGTGCTATCCAGGCTATTTACTTTAATTAA
- a CDS encoding NAD-dependent protein deacylase codes for MNTDKINELKNLINLSNKIVFFTGAGISTESGIPDFRSPESGLWNKYSDLDFISIDGFKRNPDKFYNFAINTFDIIFKAEPNIAHYYIAELEKKGKVSAVITQNIDGLHQKAGSQNVLQLHGDLTHSICLKCNEKFSTRRMFKIAKDTGKAPSCPQCGGIIKPDVVFFGESLPADTLEKSVEYSKNCDLFIVMGSSLVVMPAALLPGYAKGAGAKVVILNKTPTPYDSLADIVIYDKLSKIVDEIRDEQL; via the coding sequence ATGAATACTGATAAAATTAATGAACTAAAAAATTTGATAAATTTATCTAACAAAATAGTGTTTTTTACTGGAGCTGGGATTAGTACTGAGAGCGGTATCCCTGATTTTAGGTCTCCAGAATCTGGGTTATGGAATAAATATTCAGATTTGGATTTTATTTCGATTGATGGTTTCAAGAGAAATCCTGATAAATTTTATAATTTTGCTATAAATACCTTTGATATTATATTTAAGGCTGAGCCTAATATCGCTCACTATTATATTGCAGAACTTGAAAAAAAAGGGAAAGTGTCAGCAGTTATTACTCAAAATATTGACGGTTTACATCAGAAAGCAGGCTCTCAGAATGTGTTACAATTGCATGGTGATTTGACACATTCTATATGTTTAAAATGCAATGAAAAGTTTTCGACAAGAAGAATGTTTAAAATTGCAAAGGATACAGGTAAAGCGCCAAGTTGTCCTCAATGTGGTGGAATAATTAAGCCGGATGTTGTATTTTTTGGGGAATCTTTACCCGCAGATACTTTGGAAAAATCTGTAGAATATTCAAAAAATTGTGATTTATTTATCGTTATGGGTTCTTCCCTTGTAGTAATGCCTGCAGCGTTACTCCCTGGGTATGCTAAAGGGGCTGGAGCAAAAGTTGTAATATTGAACAAAACTCCAACCCCATATGATTCTTTAGCAGATATAGTTATTTATGATAAATTGAGTAAGATAGTGGATGAAATAAGAGATGAGCAGCTGTAA
- a CDS encoding LapA family protein encodes MKIVGTIIKTLIIAVIALFAAFNMQLVDIKYFFNQPPIQVPLFVVILASFILGILITAFIAFVEKMKTGREINRLKKEKKELENEIARLKNLPLTKELDKKNNEDTK; translated from the coding sequence ATGAAAATTGTTGGGACAATCATTAAAACATTAATTATAGCAGTAATTGCTTTGTTTGCAGCTTTTAATATGCAGCTTGTGGACATAAAATATTTCTTTAATCAGCCGCCTATACAGGTTCCCCTCTTCGTTGTTATCTTAGCATCTTTTATTTTAGGGATTTTGATTACAGCTTTTATCGCTTTTGTTGAAAAGATGAAAACTGGCAGGGAAATTAATAGACTAAAAAAAGAGAAAAAAGAGTTAGAAAACGAGATTGCGAGGTTGAAAAACTTACCTTTAACTAAGGAGTTAGATAAAAAGAATAATGAAGATACTAAGTAA
- a CDS encoding HIT family protein codes for MDRLWAPWRMTYISGDHIDEGCIFCNKPKETKDKENLILFRGEYSFIMMNLFPYNNGHLMVAPYKHTGNLEDLNDNELLEMMKLVQKSIKAMKRCMRPDGFNTGFNIGRAAGAGIADHVHFHVVPRWVGDTNFMPTLAGTKVISEHILKTYDKIYKELHLEDL; via the coding sequence ATGGATAGATTATGGGCTCCTTGGAGGATGACTTATATTTCAGGTGATCATATTGATGAGGGGTGTATCTTTTGCAACAAACCAAAAGAAACAAAAGATAAAGAGAACCTTATTTTGTTTAGAGGCGAATACTCTTTTATAATGATGAACCTGTTCCCTTATAATAATGGTCATCTTATGGTTGCTCCATACAAGCATACAGGGAATTTAGAGGATTTAAATGATAATGAGTTGTTGGAAATGATGAAATTGGTGCAAAAAAGTATAAAGGCTATGAAAAGGTGTATGAGGCCAGATGGTTTTAACACTGGATTTAATATTGGTAGAGCTGCAGGTGCTGGTATTGCTGATCATGTTCATTTTCACGTTGTTCCAAGATGGGTCGGGGATACAAATTTTATGCCCACATTGGCTGGCACAAAGGTTATTTCAGAGCATATTTTAAAAACTTATGATAAAATATATAAAGAATTACATTTGGAGGATTTATGA